One Kitasatospora sp. NBC_01287 DNA window includes the following coding sequences:
- a CDS encoding ferritin-like domain-containing protein, producing the protein MQSPSRRTFLATGALAAAGLLAACTSSGAKSAAGGGAGRKAEKADPDLPLRTRAVAATDALIAQYAAALGTGTGAQGSPLTALRAELETQRAALAAGLPKNAAAPSGTAPAGTGPSGGSSPSAAANAPGAPVGSAQLAAAEWSTAQARLTDLTAASPELARLLASVSAAGALHAVALGDQAPQAAQNNPAPATASPTTSSGASSSNSSSAPAGTPASASAPTTGGTPAGALPAGAVTALQAALAGEHTAVYAFGVIGARIPTGPERDDARSCYAVHQARRDAWQRMLADAGATPVAAAPGYELPFAVPDANAAGRLAATVETRLTAVYADLVAAGSGALRLAGAVALRGCTLQAAHWGGAPGALPGLPAPSAPSATASP; encoded by the coding sequence ATGCAGTCCCCCAGCCGGCGGACCTTCCTGGCCACCGGAGCCCTGGCCGCCGCCGGACTCCTGGCCGCCTGCACCTCCTCGGGGGCGAAGTCCGCGGCCGGCGGCGGCGCCGGCCGCAAGGCCGAGAAGGCCGATCCCGACCTGCCGCTGCGCACCAGGGCGGTGGCCGCCACCGACGCGCTGATCGCCCAGTACGCGGCGGCCCTGGGCACCGGCACCGGCGCCCAGGGCTCGCCGCTCACCGCCCTGCGGGCCGAGCTGGAGACACAGCGGGCGGCCCTGGCGGCCGGGCTGCCCAAGAACGCCGCCGCACCGAGCGGCACCGCACCGGCCGGCACCGGGCCGAGCGGCGGCTCCTCGCCCTCCGCCGCCGCGAACGCGCCCGGCGCACCGGTGGGGTCGGCGCAGCTGGCCGCGGCCGAATGGAGCACCGCGCAGGCCCGGCTGACCGACCTGACGGCCGCCTCCCCCGAACTGGCCCGACTGCTGGCCTCGGTCTCCGCGGCGGGCGCACTGCACGCGGTCGCGCTGGGCGACCAGGCCCCCCAGGCCGCGCAGAACAACCCGGCCCCGGCCACCGCCTCACCCACCACCTCGTCCGGCGCCTCGTCCAGCAACTCGTCCAGCGCCCCCGCCGGCACTCCCGCCTCGGCGTCCGCGCCGACCACCGGTGGCACCCCGGCGGGCGCACTGCCGGCCGGGGCGGTCACCGCGCTGCAGGCCGCGCTGGCCGGGGAGCACACCGCGGTCTACGCCTTCGGCGTGATCGGCGCCCGAATACCCACGGGCCCCGAGCGCGACGACGCCCGCTCCTGCTACGCGGTCCACCAGGCCCGCCGCGACGCCTGGCAGCGGATGCTGGCCGACGCCGGGGCCACCCCGGTCGCCGCCGCCCCCGGCTACGAGCTGCCGTTCGCCGTCCCGGACGCCAACGCGGCGGGCCGGCTGGCCGCCACCGTGGAGACCAGACTCACCGCCGTCTACGCCGACCTGGTGGCGGCCGGCAGCGGCGCGCTGCGGCTGGCCGGCGCCGTCGCACTGCGCGGGTGCACGCTGCAGGCGGCCCACTGGGGCGGCGCACCCGGAGCACTGCCCGGGCTGCCCGCCCCGAGCGCGCCGAGCGCCACGGCAAGCCCCTGA
- a CDS encoding GNAT family N-acetyltransferase produces MEATRVLEGPDLGATLEVLHRDPVANAFVATRVEAVGLDPWRLGGEMWGWFDQDGHLESLCYAGANLVPVNAGPQAVRAFAERARRQGRRCSSIVGPAESTAALWALLERSWGPAREVRAHQPLMATTEPAATVAADPLVRRVRRDEIELLMPACVAMFTEEVGVSPLAGDGGLLYQARVAELVGGGRSFARISERGEVLFKAEIGAVTQGACQIQGVWVAPAHRGQRLSETGMAAVLEIALREVAPVVSLYVNDYNLPARAAYHRVGFREVGAFMSVLF; encoded by the coding sequence CTGGAGGCGACCCGGGTGCTGGAAGGCCCGGATCTCGGCGCCACCCTGGAGGTGCTGCACCGGGATCCGGTCGCCAACGCCTTCGTCGCCACCCGGGTCGAGGCGGTGGGCCTGGACCCCTGGCGGCTCGGCGGCGAGATGTGGGGCTGGTTCGACCAGGACGGCCACCTGGAGTCGCTCTGCTACGCCGGGGCCAACCTGGTGCCGGTCAACGCCGGCCCGCAGGCCGTGCGGGCCTTCGCCGAGCGCGCCCGGCGGCAGGGGCGGCGCTGCTCCTCGATCGTCGGCCCGGCCGAGTCCACCGCAGCGCTCTGGGCGCTGCTGGAGCGCAGTTGGGGTCCGGCCCGCGAGGTGCGCGCCCACCAGCCGCTGATGGCCACCACCGAGCCGGCCGCCACAGTGGCCGCCGATCCGCTGGTCCGCCGGGTCCGTCGGGACGAGATCGAGCTGCTGATGCCGGCCTGCGTGGCCATGTTCACCGAGGAGGTCGGCGTCTCCCCGCTGGCCGGGGACGGCGGCCTGCTCTACCAGGCCCGGGTGGCCGAACTGGTGGGCGGCGGACGCTCGTTCGCGCGGATCTCGGAGCGGGGCGAGGTGCTCTTCAAGGCCGAGATCGGGGCGGTCACCCAGGGCGCCTGCCAGATCCAGGGGGTCTGGGTGGCACCCGCGCACCGCGGGCAGCGGCTCTCCGAGACGGGGATGGCGGCCGTGCTGGAGATCGCGCTGCGCGAGGTCGCCCCGGTGGTCAGCCTCTACGTCAACGACTACAACCTGCCTGCCAGGGCCGCCTACCACCGGGTGGGCTTCCGTGAGGTGGGCGCCTTCATGTCGGTGCTCTTCTAG
- a CDS encoding GNAT family N-acetyltransferase, with the protein MEQLTEVTVRPIDLAAWAPYALEVQSAAFGLSPEEVAVRLHIVGRHALQPGVIALGALSADRLVGFGYGMPNLREHWWSTVIEPHLEARGHGDWLDGVFAITELHVLPEFQGRGLGSTLIRTLCERSGLPRSILSAIDAETPARRLYRSLGYRDLARPVRFPNTDRPYAVMGARLPLLDRTDRTDRS; encoded by the coding sequence ATGGAGCAGCTGACCGAGGTGACCGTACGGCCGATCGACCTGGCGGCCTGGGCGCCCTACGCGCTGGAGGTGCAGTCGGCGGCCTTCGGGCTCTCGCCCGAGGAGGTCGCGGTGCGGCTGCACATCGTGGGGCGGCACGCGCTGCAGCCCGGGGTGATCGCGCTCGGCGCGCTGAGCGCCGACCGGCTGGTGGGCTTCGGCTACGGCATGCCGAACCTGCGCGAACACTGGTGGAGCACGGTGATCGAGCCGCACCTGGAGGCCCGCGGTCACGGGGACTGGCTGGACGGGGTGTTCGCCATCACCGAGCTGCACGTGCTGCCCGAGTTCCAGGGCCGGGGGCTGGGCAGCACGCTGATCCGCACCCTGTGCGAGCGCTCCGGGCTGCCACGAAGCATCCTCTCGGCGATCGACGCCGAGACCCCCGCCCGGCGGCTCTACCGCTCGCTGGGCTACCGCGATCTGGCCCGCCCGGTGCGCTTCCCGAACACCGACCGCCCCTACGCCGTGATGGGCGCCCGGCTGCCGCTGCTCGACCGCACCGACCGCACCGATCGCTCCTAG
- a CDS encoding RIP metalloprotease, with protein MTAVMTVLGIVVFFVGLLVSIAWHELGHLSTAKLFKIRVPQYMVGFGPTIWSRKKGETEYGFKAIPLGGYIRMIGMFPPGADGRITKRSSSPWRSMIEDAREASYEELQPGDEDRLFYTRRPWKRVIVMFAGPFMNLILAFALFLVAMMGFGVQQSMPTVRSVSQCVVPADQATDTCKSDAPLSPAAAAGLKAGDTVVSFGGDRIHDYQQLQEDIRRSAGKTVPIVVQRGGQQVSLSAAIGSNLVAKVDGNGDPIPNQTVTAGFLGIAPTTGVVQLGLGASVDRMTGMARTGIGSLVALPGKIPALWDSVFEGKPRSADSPIGMVGAARVGGEVAALHLPASQRIAFLVNLLAGVNLSLFLFNMLPLLPLDGGHVAGALWESVRRRAAQLFKRPDPGPFDVAKLMPLAYVVASIFIGFTLLVLIADVINPVKIT; from the coding sequence GTGACTGCAGTGATGACGGTGCTCGGCATCGTGGTCTTTTTCGTCGGGCTGCTCGTCTCGATCGCCTGGCACGAGTTGGGCCACCTCTCGACGGCCAAGCTCTTCAAGATCCGGGTGCCGCAGTACATGGTCGGCTTCGGGCCGACGATCTGGTCCCGGAAGAAGGGCGAGACCGAGTACGGCTTCAAGGCGATCCCGCTCGGCGGCTACATCCGGATGATCGGGATGTTCCCGCCCGGCGCCGACGGGCGGATCACCAAGCGCAGCAGCTCGCCGTGGCGCTCGATGATCGAGGACGCCCGGGAGGCCTCCTACGAGGAGCTGCAGCCCGGCGACGAGGACCGGCTCTTCTACACCCGCAGGCCGTGGAAGCGCGTCATCGTGATGTTCGCCGGGCCGTTCATGAACCTGATCCTGGCGTTCGCGCTCTTCCTGGTCGCCATGATGGGCTTCGGCGTGCAGCAGTCGATGCCGACCGTGCGCTCGGTCTCGCAGTGCGTCGTCCCGGCCGACCAGGCCACCGACACCTGCAAGTCCGACGCGCCGCTCTCCCCGGCCGCCGCGGCCGGGCTGAAGGCGGGCGACACCGTCGTCTCCTTCGGCGGCGACCGGATCCACGACTACCAGCAGCTGCAGGAGGACATCCGCAGGTCGGCCGGGAAGACCGTGCCGATCGTGGTCCAGCGCGGCGGGCAGCAGGTGTCGCTGTCGGCGGCCATCGGGAGCAACCTCGTCGCCAAGGTGGACGGCAACGGCGACCCGATCCCGAACCAGACCGTGACCGCCGGCTTCCTCGGCATCGCGCCGACCACCGGCGTGGTGCAGCTGGGCCTGGGCGCCAGCGTGGACCGGATGACCGGCATGGCGCGCACCGGCATCGGTTCGCTGGTCGCGCTGCCCGGCAAGATCCCGGCCCTGTGGGACTCGGTCTTCGAGGGCAAGCCGCGCTCCGCGGACTCGCCGATCGGCATGGTCGGCGCGGCCCGGGTGGGCGGCGAGGTGGCGGCGCTGCACCTGCCGGCCTCGCAGCGGATCGCCTTCCTGGTGAACCTGCTGGCCGGGGTGAACCTCTCGCTCTTCCTCTTCAACATGCTGCCGCTGCTGCCGCTGGACGGCGGCCACGTGGCCGGCGCGCTCTGGGAGTCGGTCCGGCGCCGGGCGGCCCAGCTGTTCAAGCGCCCCGACCCGGGCCCCTTCGACGTGGCCAAGCTGATGCCGCTGGCATACGTGGTGGCCAGCATCTTCATCGGCTTCACCCTGCTGGTGCTGATCGCCGACGTGATCAACCCGGTCAAGATCACCTGA
- the dxr gene encoding 1-deoxy-D-xylulose-5-phosphate reductoisomerase, with the protein MNSLAHPQLRFTPAVDDPSGPRELVILGSTGSIGTQAIDIVLRNPDRFRVVALSAGGGQVELLAEQAFRLGVHTVAVARVEAEAPLRAALADRAAGRPLPTVLAGPDAATELAALPCHSVLNGITGSIGLAPTLAALRAGRVLVLANKESLIVGGPLVKAVAAPGQIVPVDSEHAALFQALSAGTPREVRRLVVTASGGPFRGRGRDELVGVTPEQALAHPTWSMGPVVTINSANLVNKGLEVIEAHLLYDIPFDRIDVVVHPQSVVHSMVEFTDGSTLAQASPPDMRMPIALGLGWPDRVPDAAPGCDWTKAATWEFFPLDDDAFPAVALAREVGTLGGTVPAVFNAANEECVDAFLSGRLPFTGIVDTVAKVVAEHGQNNGGRAVPGTSLTVEDVLDAEGWARARARELAAG; encoded by the coding sequence ATGAACTCGCTCGCCCACCCGCAGCTGCGCTTCACTCCGGCCGTCGACGACCCGTCAGGTCCCAGAGAGCTGGTCATCCTCGGCTCGACCGGCTCGATCGGCACCCAGGCCATCGACATCGTGCTCCGCAACCCGGACCGGTTCCGGGTGGTGGCGCTCTCGGCGGGCGGCGGGCAGGTCGAGCTGCTGGCCGAGCAGGCCTTCCGGCTGGGCGTGCACACCGTCGCCGTGGCCCGGGTCGAGGCCGAGGCGCCGCTGCGGGCCGCGCTCGCCGACCGGGCGGCCGGCCGTCCGCTGCCCACCGTGCTGGCCGGCCCGGATGCCGCCACCGAGCTGGCCGCCCTGCCCTGCCATTCGGTGCTCAACGGCATCACCGGCTCGATCGGCCTGGCCCCCACGCTGGCCGCGCTGCGCGCCGGCCGGGTGCTGGTGCTGGCCAACAAGGAGTCGCTGATCGTCGGCGGCCCGCTGGTGAAGGCGGTGGCCGCGCCCGGCCAGATCGTGCCGGTGGACTCCGAGCACGCCGCGCTCTTCCAGGCGCTGAGCGCGGGCACCCCGCGCGAGGTGCGCCGCCTGGTGGTCACCGCGAGCGGCGGCCCGTTCCGTGGCCGCGGCCGCGATGAGCTGGTCGGCGTCACCCCGGAGCAGGCGCTGGCCCACCCGACCTGGTCGATGGGCCCGGTGGTGACGATCAACTCGGCCAACCTGGTCAACAAGGGCCTCGAGGTGATCGAGGCGCACCTGCTCTACGACATCCCCTTCGACCGGATCGATGTCGTGGTCCATCCGCAGTCGGTGGTCCACTCCATGGTGGAGTTCACGGACGGCTCAACGCTGGCCCAGGCCAGCCCGCCGGACATGCGGATGCCGATCGCGCTGGGTCTGGGCTGGCCGGACCGGGTCCCGGACGCCGCCCCGGGCTGCGACTGGACCAAGGCCGCCACCTGGGAGTTCTTCCCGCTGGACGACGACGCATTCCCGGCCGTCGCACTCGCCCGTGAGGTGGGTACGCTCGGCGGCACGGTACCGGCGGTCTTCAACGCCGCCAACGAGGAGTGCGTGGACGCCTTCCTGAGCGGGCGGCTGCCCTTCACCGGCATCGTCGACACGGTCGCCAAGGTGGTCGCCGAGCACGGGCAGAACAATGGCGGCAGGGCGGTGCCGGGAACTTCCCTGACCGTCGAGGACGTCCTGGATGCGGAGGGTTGGGCCCGGGCCCGGGCCCGTGAGCTGGCGGCGGGCTGA
- a CDS encoding aldehyde dehydrogenase family protein, whose amino-acid sequence MTTTHAFWLAGRQETGELSFEVRHPFDDSLVGTVSVPTDAQVSEAVDAAVAVLPAFAATPAHVRAAALDHVARRLTERAEEIARLITAENGKPIKWARGEVGRAASVFRWAAEEARRTNGETMRLDTDPGGTGRFAVVRRFPKGVVLGIAPFNFPLNLVAHKVAPAIAVGAPIILKPAPATPLSALLLGELLAETELPAGSWSVLPVANEKMPALVQDDRLPVISFTGSDKVGYQIMDSVPRKHVTLELGGNAAAVVLADWSSEADLEWAATRIAMFANYQGGQSCISVQRVIADAAVYDALVEKLLVKVAAQVTGDPAEDATDVGPLVDENAAKRVEEWVADAVAKGAKVLIGGTREGAGYAPTVLAELPGDAILATAEVFGPVLSLHRVDSTDEAFAAVNDSKFGLQAGVFTHDVQTAFRAHRELQVGGVIIGDAPSYRADQMPYGGVKDSGVGREGVKYAMDDFTYEKVLVLTGLDL is encoded by the coding sequence GTGACCACGACCCACGCATTCTGGCTGGCCGGCCGCCAGGAGACCGGCGAGCTCAGCTTCGAGGTCCGCCACCCCTTTGACGACAGCCTGGTCGGCACGGTCAGCGTGCCCACCGACGCCCAGGTGAGCGAAGCGGTCGACGCCGCCGTCGCCGTCCTCCCGGCCTTCGCCGCCACGCCCGCGCACGTGCGCGCCGCCGCGCTGGACCACGTGGCCCGCCGGCTGACCGAGCGCGCCGAGGAGATCGCCCGCCTGATCACCGCCGAGAACGGCAAGCCGATCAAGTGGGCCCGCGGCGAGGTCGGCCGGGCCGCCTCGGTCTTCCGCTGGGCGGCCGAGGAGGCCCGCCGCACCAACGGCGAGACCATGCGGCTGGACACCGACCCGGGCGGCACCGGCCGTTTCGCGGTGGTGCGCCGCTTCCCCAAGGGCGTGGTGCTGGGCATCGCCCCGTTCAACTTCCCGCTCAACCTGGTGGCCCACAAGGTCGCCCCGGCGATCGCGGTCGGCGCCCCGATCATCCTCAAGCCGGCCCCGGCCACCCCGCTCTCCGCGCTGCTGCTCGGCGAGCTGCTGGCCGAGACCGAGCTGCCGGCCGGCTCGTGGAGCGTGCTGCCGGTGGCCAACGAGAAGATGCCCGCGCTGGTCCAGGACGACCGCCTCCCGGTGATCTCCTTCACCGGTTCGGACAAGGTCGGCTACCAGATCATGGACTCGGTGCCGCGCAAGCACGTCACCCTGGAGCTCGGCGGCAACGCCGCGGCCGTGGTGCTCGCCGACTGGTCCTCGGAGGCCGACCTGGAGTGGGCCGCCACCCGGATCGCGATGTTCGCCAACTACCAGGGCGGCCAGTCCTGCATCTCGGTGCAGCGGGTGATCGCGGACGCCGCGGTGTACGACGCGCTGGTCGAGAAGCTGCTCGTCAAGGTCGCGGCCCAGGTCACCGGTGACCCGGCCGAGGACGCCACCGATGTCGGCCCGCTGGTGGACGAGAACGCTGCCAAGCGTGTCGAGGAGTGGGTGGCGGACGCCGTCGCCAAGGGCGCCAAGGTGCTCATCGGCGGCACCCGCGAGGGTGCCGGCTATGCCCCGACCGTGCTGGCCGAACTGCCCGGTGACGCGATCCTGGCCACCGCCGAGGTCTTCGGCCCGGTCCTGTCGCTGCACCGGGTCGACTCCACCGACGAGGCCTTCGCCGCCGTCAACGACTCGAAGTTCGGCCTGCAGGCCGGCGTCTTCACGCACGACGTGCAGACCGCCTTCCGGGCCCACCGCGAGCTGCAGGTCGGCGGTGTGATCATCGGCGACGCGCCGTCCTACCGCGCCGACCAGATGCCCTACGGCGGCGTCAAGGACTCCGGCGTGGGCCGCGAGGGCGTCAAGTACGCGATGGACGACTTCACCTACGAGAAGGTGCTGGTACTCACCGGCCTGGACCTCTGA
- the ispG gene encoding flavodoxin-dependent (E)-4-hydroxy-3-methylbut-2-enyl-diphosphate synthase: protein MTAISLGIPSLPLKPLAQRRHSRRIMVGNVPVGGDAPVSVQSMTTTLTSDVNATLQQIAELTASGCQIVRVAVPSQDDADALPIIARKSKIPVIADIHFQPKYVFAAIDAGCAAVRVNPGNIKAFDDKVGEIARAAGSAGVPIRIGVNAGSLDKRLLEKYGRATPEALVESALWECSLFEEHGFRDIKISVKHNDPVVMINAYRQLAAACDYPLHLGVTEAGPSFQGTIKSAVAFGALLAEGIGDTIRVSLSAPPVEEIKVGNQILESLNLRQRGLEIVSCPSCGRAQVDVYKLAEEVTAGLEGMEVPLRVAVMGCVVNGPGEAREADLGVASGNGKGQIFVKGEVIKTVPESKIVETLIEEALLLAEQMQAEGVESGVPTVIAAD, encoded by the coding sequence ATGACCGCGATCTCGCTCGGTATTCCGTCCCTGCCGCTGAAGCCGTTGGCCCAGCGGCGTCATTCGCGTCGGATCATGGTCGGCAACGTTCCGGTGGGTGGTGACGCGCCGGTGTCGGTGCAGTCGATGACCACCACGTTGACCTCGGATGTGAACGCGACGCTCCAGCAGATCGCGGAGCTGACGGCTTCGGGGTGTCAGATCGTGCGGGTGGCGGTGCCTTCGCAGGACGATGCGGACGCGTTGCCGATCATCGCGCGCAAGTCGAAGATCCCGGTGATCGCGGACATCCACTTCCAGCCGAAGTACGTGTTCGCGGCGATCGACGCGGGGTGTGCGGCGGTGCGGGTGAATCCGGGCAACATCAAGGCGTTCGACGACAAGGTGGGTGAGATCGCGAGGGCGGCGGGGTCGGCGGGGGTGCCGATCCGGATCGGGGTCAACGCGGGGTCGTTGGACAAGCGGTTGTTGGAGAAGTACGGGCGGGCGACTCCTGAGGCGTTGGTGGAGTCGGCGTTGTGGGAGTGCTCGCTGTTCGAGGAGCACGGGTTCCGGGACATCAAGATCTCGGTGAAGCACAACGATCCGGTGGTGATGATCAACGCGTACCGGCAGTTGGCGGCGGCGTGTGATTATCCGTTGCATCTGGGGGTGACGGAGGCGGGTCCTTCGTTCCAGGGGACGATCAAGTCGGCGGTGGCGTTCGGGGCGTTGCTGGCGGAGGGGATCGGGGACACGATCCGGGTCTCGTTGTCGGCGCCGCCGGTGGAGGAGATCAAGGTCGGCAACCAGATCCTGGAGTCGTTGAACCTGCGTCAGCGTGGTCTGGAGATCGTGTCGTGTCCTTCGTGCGGGCGGGCGCAGGTGGATGTGTACAAGCTGGCGGAGGAGGTCACCGCTGGTCTGGAGGGTATGGAGGTGCCGTTGCGGGTGGCGGTGATGGGGTGTGTGGTGAACGGGCCGGGTGAGGCGCGTGAGGCGGATCTGGGGGTGGCCTCGGGCAACGGCAAGGGGCAGATCTTCGTCAAGGGCGAGGTGATCAAGACCGTGCCCGAGTCCAAGATCGTCGAGACCCTGATCGAGGAGGCCCTGCTGCTCGCCGAGCAGATGCAGGCCGAGGGCGTCGAGTCCGGTGTGCCGACCGTGATCGCCGCCGACTGA
- the nusA gene encoding transcription termination factor NusA yields the protein MDIDMSALRGLVTEKNIPFDLLVESIESALLIAYHRTEGSRRRARVELNRKSGHVTVWALEDASELDEGVEPKEFDDTPSGFGRIAASTAKQVILQRLRDAADDQTFGEYAGKEGDIVTGVVQQGNDPKNVLVDIGKLEAILPPQEQVPGEEYKHGTRLRSYVVAVRRGVRGASVTLSRTHPNLVRKLFALEVPEIADGSVEIAAIAREAGHRTKIAVFSRRAGLNAKGACIGPMGGRVRNVMAELHGEKIDIVDWSEDPAEMVASALSPARVTKVEIVDYAQRSARVIVPDYQLSLAIGKEGQNARLAARLTGWRIDIRPDTDPSAGGSDRESNAE from the coding sequence GTGGACATCGACATGAGTGCCCTGCGTGGGCTGGTGACCGAGAAGAACATCCCGTTCGACCTGTTGGTCGAGTCGATCGAGTCGGCGCTCCTCATCGCGTACCACCGCACCGAGGGCTCGCGCCGTCGTGCCCGGGTCGAGCTGAACCGCAAGAGCGGCCATGTGACGGTGTGGGCGCTTGAGGACGCGAGCGAGCTCGACGAGGGCGTGGAGCCCAAGGAGTTCGACGACACCCCGAGTGGCTTCGGTCGGATCGCCGCCAGCACGGCCAAGCAGGTGATCCTGCAGCGCCTGCGCGACGCCGCCGACGACCAGACCTTCGGGGAGTACGCCGGCAAGGAGGGCGACATCGTCACCGGTGTCGTCCAGCAGGGCAACGACCCGAAGAACGTGCTGGTGGACATCGGCAAGCTGGAGGCCATCCTGCCGCCGCAGGAGCAGGTCCCCGGCGAGGAGTACAAGCACGGCACCCGGCTGCGCAGCTACGTGGTCGCGGTGCGCCGCGGTGTGCGCGGGGCCTCGGTGACGCTCTCCCGCACCCACCCCAACCTGGTGAGGAAGCTCTTCGCGCTGGAGGTCCCGGAGATCGCCGACGGTTCGGTCGAGATCGCCGCGATCGCCCGCGAGGCCGGCCACCGCACCAAGATCGCCGTCTTCTCGCGCCGCGCGGGCCTGAACGCCAAGGGTGCCTGCATCGGCCCGATGGGCGGCCGGGTGCGCAACGTGATGGCCGAGCTGCACGGCGAGAAGATCGACATCGTCGACTGGTCCGAGGACCCGGCCGAGATGGTGGCCAGCGCGCTGTCCCCCGCGCGGGTGACCAAGGTCGAGATCGTGGACTACGCGCAGCGCTCCGCCCGGGTGATCGTGCCGGACTACCAGCTGTCGCTGGCGATCGGCAAGGAGGGCCAGAATGCCCGTCTGGCCGCACGGTTGACCGGCTGGCGGATCGACATCCGACCGGACACCGACCCCTCGGCCGGCGGCTCCGACCGGGAATCCAACGCCGAGTAG
- a CDS encoding aminoglycoside phosphotransferase family protein — MEPAAGQFTVPDRLRASVLARQGEPGARWLAALPERVARRLAHWDLTLDRIAEPGGRLSVICYVRRADNTPAVLKAGLVTPETAQEHAALTQWAGRGAVLLLDADPAEGFLLLERLHGEIPLRSLAEAKAMLEACGLLRRLWTRPADGHCFTSVADHVAVRTAWLREHPAAAARLDARPLVDAALHTAEELLASTEEEFLLHGDFHHGNVMAADRAPWLAIDPQPLVGERAFDLAWLAQDRKETLAAAPGPEGAVRRRLHQLSESLEVDLERLRGWTLFRSVAAGMASLAGGDRTGAELSLEFAGRL, encoded by the coding sequence ATGGAGCCGGCAGCAGGGCAGTTCACCGTCCCGGACCGGCTGCGGGCGAGCGTGCTGGCCCGCCAGGGCGAGCCGGGTGCCCGCTGGCTGGCCGCGCTGCCCGAGCGAGTGGCCCGCCGCCTGGCCCACTGGGACCTCACCCTGGACCGGATCGCGGAGCCGGGCGGCCGGCTCAGCGTCATCTGCTACGTGCGGCGGGCGGACAACACCCCGGCGGTGCTGAAGGCCGGCCTGGTCACCCCGGAGACCGCCCAGGAGCACGCCGCGCTGACCCAGTGGGCCGGGCGCGGCGCCGTGCTGCTGCTGGACGCCGATCCCGCCGAGGGCTTCCTGCTGCTGGAGCGGCTGCACGGAGAGATCCCGCTGCGCTCGCTGGCCGAGGCGAAGGCGATGCTGGAGGCCTGCGGCCTGCTGCGGCGGCTGTGGACCAGGCCCGCCGACGGCCACTGCTTCACCTCGGTGGCCGACCACGTCGCGGTCCGCACCGCCTGGCTGCGCGAGCACCCGGCGGCGGCCGCGCGGCTGGACGCCCGGCCGCTGGTGGACGCGGCCCTGCACACCGCCGAGGAGTTGCTCGCCTCCACCGAGGAGGAGTTCCTGCTGCACGGCGACTTCCACCACGGCAATGTGATGGCCGCCGACCGAGCCCCCTGGCTGGCCATCGACCCGCAGCCGCTGGTCGGCGAGCGCGCCTTCGACCTGGCCTGGCTGGCCCAGGACCGCAAGGAGACGCTGGCCGCCGCCCCGGGCCCGGAGGGCGCGGTGCGCCGCCGCCTGCACCAGCTCTCCGAATCCCTGGAGGTGGACCTCGAACGGCTGCGCGGCTGGACGCTGTTCCGCAGCGTGGCGGCCGGGATGGCCTCGCTGGCCGGCGGCGACCGGACCGGCGCGGAACTCTCCCTGGAGTTCGCCGGCCGACTCTAG
- a CDS encoding YlxR family protein — protein sequence MSGRTHVRACPERTCVGCRKRAAKHELLRVTAVEGACLPDPRGSLPGRGAYLHPDPVCLDLAVRRRAFPRAFRLQGTLDTEELAKRVGAGADSTPAS from the coding sequence GTGTCCGGCCGGACGCATGTCCGGGCATGCCCTGAACGCACTTGCGTGGGCTGCCGCAAGCGAGCGGCCAAGCACGAGCTGTTGCGGGTCACGGCGGTCGAGGGAGCTTGTCTCCCCGATCCTCGCGGCTCGTTGCCAGGCCGGGGCGCGTACCTGCACCCCGATCCGGTCTGTCTCGACCTCGCGGTCCGCCGCAGGGCGTTCCCGAGGGCCTTCCGGCTCCAGGGCACGCTCGACACGGAGGAGCTGGCGAAGCGGGTCGGGGCCGGGGCGGACAGCACCCCGGCGTCCTGA
- the rimP gene encoding ribosome maturation factor RimP has protein sequence MSTTPTDRLRALLEPLAERAGLDLEDVKVTQAGSRRQVQIDVDADGGVDLDAIAEFSRSVGQALDEGDVLGSAPYVLEVGSPGVDRPLTEPRHWRRNTGRLVKAQLADGGEIVARILSSDEDGALVEVQPVKGRGRAKERRLEFTEVAKARIQVEFNRKEDEQLLADAEDDAELADDIDDADDADDTQVADDGDDNDNDDAADEQ, from the coding sequence ATGAGCACCACCCCCACCGATCGGTTGCGTGCCCTGTTGGAGCCGCTGGCCGAGCGCGCGGGCCTGGACCTTGAGGACGTCAAGGTGACCCAGGCCGGCAGCCGCCGCCAGGTGCAGATCGACGTGGACGCGGACGGCGGGGTGGACCTCGACGCCATCGCCGAGTTCAGCCGCTCGGTCGGGCAGGCGCTCGACGAGGGTGATGTGCTGGGCAGTGCCCCGTACGTGCTGGAGGTCGGCTCCCCGGGCGTGGACCGCCCGCTCACCGAGCCGCGGCACTGGCGCCGCAACACCGGCCGGCTGGTGAAGGCGCAGCTCGCCGACGGCGGCGAGATCGTGGCCCGGATCCTGTCGAGCGACGAGGACGGCGCGCTGGTCGAGGTGCAGCCGGTCAAGGGCCGCGGCCGCGCGAAGGAGCGCCGGCTGGAGTTCACCGAGGTCGCCAAGGCCCGGATCCAGGTGGAGTTCAACCGCAAGGAGGACGAGCAGCTGCTCGCCGACGCGGAGGACGACGCCGAGCTCGCCGACGACATCGACGACGCCGACGACGCCGACGACACCCAGGTCGCCGATGACGGTGACGACAACGACAACGACGACGCTGCCGACGAGCAGTGA